The nucleotide window TGCTCCCATGTCAGCTGTCCATGGAGCACCCAGGAAGAACTAAGCACTTTTTAAGGATCACCCAATGGGGGAGCAGATCCAACCCGCTGATGCTGATTGGCAGGCAAAGTGATTCTGCAGAAAAGTGTCATTATGAGATAAATAGGCCATTGGGGGAAACAACATTATggaataaaatattactttaaaaatgacattttgaaatTAAAACTGCTGGAATTAAATACTAATGCCTCAATGATAATTTCTATTATTGTGAAAAAATGCATGTGCAATGAATTTTATGTTGTTATACACATTTCTAAAGAAGAATGAACGACATTCAATAATAAAGAGGTGATAATTTTATGTATTCTGATATTTcagtgtttaatttattttgtatattatattttatttcttcaggtaattatttcataatgttttatatatatatatatatatatatatatatatatatatatatatatatatatatatatatcattttgAGCTCTGTAGCCTTCAATAATACAACTCCTTCATATCTAGCCTTTGTAAGTGAGACTAAATATAGGaataaattattacattttacaaaatattgtgaattgttttttttcttccactttaatTATTTGGTTATTTTCCCTCAACTTTTCAATATTGCTAAAATTGATGTTAAATCTCCATATGTCAATTTTCTTTAGACCATGCAGAATTTTATACGGTGTCCAaatttttttcatgtctttaCATGACATGGAAACTGATGAAATTTAGCAGAATAGGACGATAAGATGCCGGTTTGATCTGACGGTTGGGTTGTAAGTTGGATTGTTTTCACTGCTTTTTGTCTTCTAGGCTGACACTTACACTCTCCTGCCCCATGGATCTGAAAAACTTCCCCATGGACAGCCAGACATGCACGATGCAGCTGGAGAGCTGTGAGTTCATCCTTCATGGCAGGCGGAAACAGAAAACGTGTATAGATTTAGTCAGTGAACTTAGTTCTCACTGTGCAGCTTCTCTCTGTTCCCTAGTTGGCTATACCATGAATGACCTTATTTTCGAGTGGCTGGATGTCGGAGCGGTGCAGGTAGCCGATGATCTGACGCTTCCTCAGTTTGTGCTGAAAGAGGAGAAAGGTCTCGGTTACTGCACCAAACACTACAACACAGGTACACAACACATCACAACCTGGTGATCAGAACTCTTGGTGCACAATGCACTCTAAAACTGTCAAATATGGACCAACCCAGCATACAGAGTCTAAGAAAAGTATCCAAACTACTTTGACTTTTTCTTAGATTGCCATGTCACGTCAACttttaatagattttattgtgaatatgtGACAGGGACCATCACAAAGCAGTGCGTCTGTTAATTGATCCATTATTCATGATTTTTACAATGTGTGTGCAAATACAAATCTAAGTGTGGTGTATATTTGTATTAAGGCCCTCTGAGTTAATAACTGTAGAACTACCATTTGCTGCAATTATAGTTACAAacctgtagtttttttttgcccattcgTCTTTGTAAAATACTTCAAGCTCAGTCAAACTTGATAGTAAGCGTTAGTAAAGAGGAGTTTTGCCACAGATTTCCAATTTAAATTAGTCTAATTTTAGCCATTCTCTCCCCATTTTGGTATGGCAGCCTGAACAAACATCAGTTGAACTGACTAATGTGTAATGTTTATATAATTATATCAAATTATATCCATTAAGAATTCTATTTCAAGTAATCAAACATGAATAACAAACATCATAATTAAGATAAACAGATGTATTAAATATTTTCGATCTTAAAGTGACAGAGTGACCCATTCTGTGGTTAAAGTTGAGCTAATTACTTAGCAGGTAAAAAGCTAATGTCATCaaaataaagtcattaaaacaACCAAGGGACATTGACATTGCCACACAACATGTTTTTAACCACTCTACCATTTCCTAGCGCATCCTGTAGGAGAGCTTTAGTGAAATCTGATCAGGTTGTCGCCTAGTTCAAAATGGCTGATGAGGCTCCTTCAAGCATTCAACAACCCGACTAACAATTGTTCACTCATTGTTTGGTAAAATCTACCCAACTACCACCCCAGCAGTACAAACATCCCATTTGACTCAGAGAAACAAATCTTGCGTGTGCCGATCTCCTTCTTCTGTGACAGAGCCTTCTTTCGCTTAGGTAAATTCACCTGTATAGAGGTTAAATTCTACCTGGAGCGTCAAATGGGCTACTACCTGATCCAGATGTACATACCGAGCCTGCTCACTGTCATCCTGTCCTGGGTGTCTTTCTGGATCAACATGGACGCGGCGCCGGCCAGAGTGGGGCTGGGAATCACCACCGTGCTCACCATGACAACACAAAGCTCCGGCTCCAGAGCCTCTCTACCAAAGGTCAGACACGTTTTAAACACTTACAACATAATTATCCCTTCATTAGTAAATAACTTTCATTCCTTTTGGAAAAGATTGATATAATGGGTAAACTTTGCTGAGCTAAGATCTTGACCAGCTCAGGATATTTTGACATGCCTGATTGCTCCAATCACAAACCAGATTCTTGCATTTAAAGGTAATTAAAGTGCTATGCTGTATTATCGTTCTATCCTGGAAAAAGAACAGTTCAAACAAGTCATTAAAAGCCTaactttaatgttatttatgctattaATTCATCTATGTACACTTCTGACTGACACTGTATGCATGTTCTTCAACAGGCAAAAACCTGCTTTTCTTTCAGTGCTCATCATGTCGTATCAACTTTGCCCTGCAGAATCGCTTATCAGCTTGCACGGACTCTTAATATTAATCAAGGCATGCGATTTGCACGGTTTTGGCAGGTGTCTTATGTCAAAGCCATAGACATCTGGATGGCGGTGTGTCTCCTCTTCGTGTTTGCCGCCCTGCTGGAGTACGCGGCCGTCAACTTCGTGTCACGCCAGCACAAGGAGTTCTTCCGACTgaggaagaagctgaaagagcAGCAGCGGCAGAGAGCTGTGAGTACAGCCCACCCACACAGCCCCCGCGGGCAGCTGTCACCTGCTATCCTCCGCGCCCAGCTATGCAAGAACCACAGTTCAGCTGCATGCTGCACTCCTAGTGGGAAACGCAGGCAGCGCTGACCTGTAATTAATTCAAGTCACCTTGTTTCACTGCAGACAGAGTGTTCTCTGCTTCTTCCGGCCTTACGttgaaaaatatccaaaatAGGTTCAAAACCGTcttaaaatgtgaataattcTTGAGATGAGGTGTGACAGCAGATGCAGGATTCATGAGTGCATTTGAATATTTTCCCCCACCCCACAGAAAGCTTCTGTTAACAGGGCAGAGTCTGCTTAGTGATTAAAAGTCATGTCCTGTCTGTTCATTTCAGCAGGGAAGCGGTGACGGTAAGGTAAAGGGAAACACCACGGCGGGAAACAACGCTGCTCATGGGAGCGTGACCCAGCGGTGCAGTGCCTGTGCCAGGGTATGTCCTGCTGCCTCGTTGCCAGTCCCCGGCTCCCTCCAGCTGAATCTCAATGACTTTGCTCAtgcttgtgtctgtgtgtctctcccaggaggaggagctggcGCAGCAGGGATTCCTCCTCCAGAGCATTGGACTCTCCCTGTCCAGCGCGCCAGAGATGGATGCTACGCCGGTCTTCGCCGATTTGCCTCCCGGCTTAGGTTTTTACGAAATCCGTCGACGTTTCGTGGAACAGGCGAAGCGGATCGACACCGTCTCCCGAGCCGCGTTCCCCATGAGCTTCCTCATGTTTAACGTGCTCTACTGGCTCACCTACAAGGTCCTGCGACACGAGGACCTCCAGTTCACCCTTTGACCACCGTGATCCCGCCAGATACTTTTTCAGTCCTGAGGCCCTCGCTGAGACATTTGCAGACTGAGAGGCCTTCGACGGCCCGCACGGGATGTAGGACTGCACGTGCAGTGCCACTGACAAATTCTAACGTAAAACaaactgtatgtttttattttactttgtttcatTTCCCTCCGAGGAAACCCACTTTTTCATTTGCACTTTGTAAGCATATCAGATCACAGCGTGTATATACTGTACAGTCCACAACTATGAGCATCTCTGTATGTGAGGGAGAACCACTTGCATTTGGACTGCTGTAAAATCAGGTCAGTACTTTTTAGAGTTCACTTATCCAccagcagaccccccccccacccctcccccccttGTTTGTACCCATGGTAAACACAAGTAAAAGccataaaacaaattaatccTTTTTTGCAATAGTATAATCTaacttatattttaattttttatatctAACCTTTAATGTAGGAACAATAGTTCAGGGAAACTGGCGCCATTATAGATGCCACCCTCAGCGTCCTATAAAATAAACGTTTTGCAGAAATGGTTTTGTAATTCCTCCATTAATTTCTAAGTTGAACACATTATAAATGAACATTGAATTAGTAAAAACCTGACAGATCAACGCAAAGTTGTACATAtgtaaaatggaaggaaaatgagacagaaagttttttgttttttttaacaaaaacctaaaaaaaaaagtgtggtgtTTGTATTCATcctctttactctgatgccTCTAAATTGTCTGTCAGTATAactgcagctgctctgtgaaagcctcagaggtttgctagaaacattagtgaacaaacagcatcataaagaccgaggaacacagcagacaggccagggaGTTTTAGCGAAGTTTACAGCAGGGGTTATGGCATAAAACAACGTTGCAGTTTACAAATCGCACGCCTAGACACATGTAAGtgaagcagccaggaggcccACGGTATCTCTGGAGGCGCTGCAGAGATCTCACGCTCAGTTGGGAGAATCTGTAGACAGGACCACTATTAGTTGTCCACCTCACAAATGAAGCCTTAGTggaggacttaaaaaaaaaaaaaaaacctttgttaaAAAAGTAGGCTTTACAAGGTcccattttgacatttttacccCAGAGGTGAAACATTGCCGAGGCATCCTggtggatgcttttcttttttccagcaCTGACAAGAAAACTGCTTGCCGTTAAATGTACATCCACAGCTACAATAGAATAGTTCATAAGACAGAAGGTAATCTTTATCATTGCAATGGTACGTTCCGACAAAATTTGCCTTCttacatttaacccatcccctaagGAGCACTGGACAGCTTTATAGCTCCCAGGGaacaatctggggctaagggtgaTGCTCAGGGACCTGTGGTGGCAGCCTACAGGGTTCGGAACGGGAACTTGTAGCCTTCTAAGAACACAAGTGCACtcctctaaccactaggccacctcTACTCACGCTAGGTTAGGTTAAAGCTTGTGTttgaatggtctagtcaaagcccaaACCTAattctgtggcaagacttgaaatttGACGCTCCAAGATATTTCTCCACCCGAGCTTGACTGCAGGCTGGTGAGGTAGTTTAGTTTTGagattcaggtgtgtagggcaaCGGAC belongs to Fundulus heteroclitus isolate FHET01 chromosome 11, MU-UCD_Fhet_4.1, whole genome shotgun sequence and includes:
- the LOC105927766 gene encoding glycine receptor subunit alpha-2 isoform X2 — encoded protein: MVLSSLSSFWAYFVIFLQGRSVLCKEMKFPSRALKPPSPSDFLDKLMGRTSGYDARIRPNFKGPPVNVTCNIFINSFGSITETTMDYRLNVFLRQQWNDPRLAYKEYPDDSLDLDPSMLDSIWKPDLFFANEKGANFHEVTTDNKLLRIFQNGNVLYSIRLTLTLSCPMDLKNFPMDSQTCTMQLESFGYTMNDLIFEWLDVGAVQVADDLTLPQFVLKEEKGLGYCTKHYNTGKFTCIEVKFYLERQMGYYLIQMYIPSLLTVILSWVSFWINMDAAPARVGLGITTVLTMTTQSSGSRASLPKVSYVKAIDIWMAVCLLFVFAALLEYAAVNFVSRQHKEFFRLRKKLKEQQRQRAQGSGDGKVKGNTTAGNNAAHGSVTQRCSACAREEELAQQGFLLQSIGLSLSSAPEMDATPVFADLPPGLGFYEIRRRFVEQAKRIDTVSRAAFPMSFLMFNVLYWLTYKVLRHEDLQFTL
- the LOC105927766 gene encoding glycine receptor subunit alpha-2 isoform X1, with protein sequence MVLSSLSSFWAYFVIFLQGRSVLCKEMKFPSRALKPPSPSDFLDKLMGRTSGYDARIRPNFKGPPVNVTCNIFINSFGSITETTMDYRLNVFLRQQWNDPRLAYKEYPDDSLDLDPSMLDSIWKPDLFFANEKGANFHEVTTDNKLLRIFQNGNVLYSIRLTLTLSCPMDLKNFPMDSQTCTMQLESCEFILHGRRKQKTCIDLVSELSSHCAASLCSLVGYTMNDLIFEWLDVGAVQVADDLTLPQFVLKEEKGLGYCTKHYNTGKFTCIEVKFYLERQMGYYLIQMYIPSLLTVILSWVSFWINMDAAPARVGLGITTVLTMTTQSSGSRASLPKVSYVKAIDIWMAVCLLFVFAALLEYAAVNFVSRQHKEFFRLRKKLKEQQRQRAQGSGDGKVKGNTTAGNNAAHGSVTQRCSACAREEELAQQGFLLQSIGLSLSSAPEMDATPVFADLPPGLGFYEIRRRFVEQAKRIDTVSRAAFPMSFLMFNVLYWLTYKVLRHEDLQFTL
- the LOC105927766 gene encoding glycine receptor subunit alpha-2 isoform X3 — protein: MVLSSLSSFWAYFVIFLQGRSVLCKEMKFPSRALKPPSPSDFLDKLMGRTSGYDARIRPNFKGPPVNVTCNIFINSFGSITETTMDYRLNVFLRQQWNDPRLAYKEYPDDSLDLDPSMLDSIWKPDLFFANEKGANFHEVTTDNKLLRIFQNGNVLYSIRLTLTLSCPMDLKNFPMDSQTCTMQLESFGYTMNDLIFEWLDVGAVQVADDLTLPQFVLKEEKGLGYCTKHYNTGKFTCIEVKFYLERQMGYYLIQMYIPSLLTVILSWVSFWINMDAAPARVGLGITTVLTMTTQSSGSRASLPKVSYVKAIDIWMAVCLLFVFAALLEYAAVNFVSRQHKEFFRLRKKLKEQQRQRAGSGDGKVKGNTTAGNNAAHGSVTQRCSACAREEELAQQGFLLQSIGLSLSSAPEMDATPVFADLPPGLGFYEIRRRFVEQAKRIDTVSRAAFPMSFLMFNVLYWLTYKVLRHEDLQFTL